A section of the Deltaproteobacteria bacterium genome encodes:
- a CDS encoding TlpA family protein disulfide reductase — MYRRLLRLASNILIFMLLILGVEWWQASSMRSGMWPESARLLPSLEGTTGTLPEAGGGVTLVYVFAPWCGVCRATAANLNVLKERGFQVSALALAYEQEAEVRAFVTSTGLSTTVLLGSEDIARSLAVSAFPSYFILSPTGRILKAWSGYATTAGLILKMWAIGLTSPS, encoded by the coding sequence ATGTATCGTCGCCTTCTGAGACTTGCCAGCAATATCCTGATTTTTATGCTTTTAATCCTTGGTGTGGAATGGTGGCAGGCATCCTCCATGAGATCCGGTATGTGGCCTGAATCCGCCAGGTTATTGCCATCACTGGAGGGTACCACCGGCACGCTGCCCGAGGCGGGTGGAGGCGTGACACTGGTGTACGTTTTTGCGCCATGGTGCGGCGTTTGTCGCGCGACGGCGGCAAACCTCAATGTCCTCAAGGAGCGTGGATTTCAGGTGAGCGCGTTGGCTCTGGCGTACGAGCAGGAGGCCGAGGTCCGCGCCTTTGTAACTTCGACTGGGCTCTCGACAACCGTACTTCTCGGAAGCGAGGATATAGCCCGCTCCTTGGCAGTGAGCGCGTTTCCATCGTATTTCATCTTGTCACCAACTGGTCGAATCCTTAAGGCGTGGAGTGGCTACGCCACAACGGCCGGCTTGATCCTAAAAATGTGGGCCATTGGCTTGACATCACCAAGTTGA